Proteins found in one Maridesulfovibrio sp. genomic segment:
- a CDS encoding efflux RND transporter periplasmic adaptor subunit yields the protein MKRIIVISILVLGFALSGCKEKTAEVHEELRPVKTMQVGSGATGRNWVFSGTAEDALQSDLSFRVGGKIVSFPGDQIGRKFRSGEVLARLDPADYELEVRQAESKLEQIRANYVRAKADVKRISELFKRKVVSKSELDQSEADFKSFQAQLNASDKMLDIARKHLRYTVLKAPFDGWVGSVAVNIHQNVQSGQKVVGFNAGKQMKMSISLPDTLIATVNEGEKVQVSFDALPGKTMQGVIMEVGIGTNKGASFPVKVYLDNTDQKVRSGMSGNVRFAGRSVGSSVYVVPSAIVGNPDGTKHVWVVEDGSVVKRREVEVGKISSRGVLIKNGLKSGEIVVTRGVHSLKDGLKVRNVGGLS from the coding sequence ATGAAAAGAATAATAGTTATTTCAATATTGGTGCTTGGTTTTGCCCTGAGCGGTTGTAAGGAAAAGACTGCTGAGGTGCATGAGGAACTTCGCCCGGTAAAGACTATGCAGGTAGGTTCCGGTGCCACGGGCAGGAATTGGGTGTTTTCCGGGACTGCCGAGGATGCCCTGCAGTCTGATTTATCATTTCGCGTCGGCGGTAAGATCGTATCTTTCCCCGGTGACCAGATCGGTCGTAAGTTCCGGTCCGGTGAAGTTCTCGCCCGTCTCGATCCCGCCGATTATGAACTGGAAGTGCGGCAGGCGGAATCCAAGCTTGAGCAGATCCGTGCCAACTACGTCCGTGCCAAGGCCGATGTAAAACGTATCAGTGAGCTTTTTAAAAGAAAGGTTGTTTCCAAGTCCGAGCTTGATCAGTCCGAAGCGGATTTTAAATCTTTTCAGGCTCAACTGAACGCTTCCGATAAGATGCTGGACATCGCCCGTAAGCATCTGCGCTACACTGTACTCAAGGCCCCTTTTGACGGCTGGGTCGGTTCGGTTGCGGTTAACATTCATCAGAACGTGCAGTCCGGACAGAAAGTTGTCGGTTTCAATGCCGGTAAGCAGATGAAAATGTCTATCTCATTACCGGATACCTTGATTGCCACAGTGAATGAAGGCGAAAAAGTGCAGGTTTCTTTTGATGCCCTGCCCGGTAAAACCATGCAGGGTGTGATCATGGAAGTGGGCATCGGTACCAATAAAGGAGCTTCCTTTCCGGTAAAAGTTTACCTTGATAATACCGATCAGAAGGTGCGCAGCGGCATGTCCGGCAACGTGCGCTTTGCAGGACGTTCGGTGGGTTCCAGTGTTTATGTCGTTCCATCGGCCATTGTCGGCAATCCAGACGGTACAAAGCATGTCTGGGTAGTCGAAGACGGTTCGGTTGTTAAGCGCCGTGAAGTTGAAGTAGGTAAAATTTCTTCAAGAGGCGTGCTGATCAAGAACGGTCTTAAGTCCGGCGAAATAGTTGTCACCCGCGGCGTCCACTCTCTTAAGGACGGGCTGAAGGTCCGTAATGTTGGGGGGCTGTCGTGA